ATAAACGAGCTTTGCGCTATATGGCAGTGCTTGATCCGGTAAAAGTGATCATTGATAATTACCCTGAGGATAAAGTGGAATATTTCACAGCCATAAATAACCCTGAGAATCCTGATGATGGAACTCGTGAAGTGCCTTTCAGCCGGGAACTATACATCGAAAGAAGTGATTTTATGGAAGATGCACCCAAAAAGTTCTATCGTCTGGCACCAGGCAGGGAAGTAAGATTGCGTTATGCCTATTTTATCAAATGCGAAAGCATAGTAAAATCAGAAACCGGTGAGATACTGGAAATACATTGCACCTATGATCCAGCCAGCAGTGGTGGAAATTCTCCTGATGGCAGAAAAGTGAAAGCCACTTTGCATTGGGTGAGTTCCGCTCAGGCAATAGATGTAGAAGTGCGTCATTTTGATAATCTGCTTACCATTTCCAATCCTGCCGAATCTGAGCTTGATTTTATGGAATTGATCAATGCAGATTCCCGTAAAATACTCACGAACTGCAAACTTGAACCAGCTTTAAAAGAACTTAAGCCAGAAAGTAGGGTGCAGTTTGAGAGAATTGGATATTATTGTGTAGATAGAGTAGAAAGCAGACCAGGTAGACCGATATTCAACCGAACAGTGGGTTTACGTGACGAATGGTCAAGAATTCAGAAAAGAAAATAATAATCAATGGGCTTTCAGATCATAATGTTCTGTAAGCCCATTTTAAGGTAATTAGTTATGGGATATTACAGAAAACTGATTGGGGAACGATTATTTCTGGCACCTGTGCGGATTGAAGACTCGGACAAATTCTGCCGCTGGTTTGCTGATGCAGAAATTGCCCTGAACCTGACGATGTTTGACCGCCAAATGACCAAAGAACGTGAAGAAGCTATTTTGAGCGATATGGTAAAAAACAATTCTCAGATATTCAGTATTGTTTTAAATAATGGGGAACAATTGATCGGGAGCTGCAGTTTATTTGATCTGGATCACAGTGACCGCAAAGCAGAGCTGGGTATCATGATAGGTGACAAAAGCTGCTGGAACCAGGGATATGGCACCGAAGTAGTAAAACTTTTGCTTGATTATGGTTTTAATATCCTGAATCTCAATAATATATATCTCAAGGTTTTTGCATATAATGAAAGAGCTTATAAATGTTACAAAAAAGCGGGTTTCAAAGAAATTGGCAGACATCGGGAAGCAAGAATCATCATGGGCAGGAAATATGACGAGATATTCATGGATTTCCTGGCTTCAGAATTCAGTGAAAGCAACTTAAGTGACTATTTTAAATAATGAGCTTATTTACTAAGATCCACGACCAGGATAGAGCCCTGGGGATATTGCAAACTGCTATTATGAATCATAAAGCAGGTGGCAGTTATCTTTTTTATGGTGGAAATGGTATTGGCAAATTTACAGCTGCCCTTTATTTTGGTATGGCTTTAAACTGTGAAAATGAAGATAAGCCCTGCGGTGTATGTAATTCCTGTCGTAAATTTCTTTCTTTCAGTCATCCGGATTTTGTTTATATTTTTCCCACACCAAATCTTAAATTTAATTATGATGGCTCCTATAAGGATGAAAGGCTGGGTAAAGAATATGAGGAATATATCCAATTGCGCAGTAAATATCCCTGGAGAAGCTATACTTTCAGTCAGAAGGTTGAGATCAGGATAGATGCCATCAGGATGCTGATCCATAAAATAAGCTTGAGTGCTCATGAAGCGAAGTATAAGATCTGCCTGGTGGAAAGTGCAGATCTGATGAATAATAATACAGCCAACGCCTTTTTGAAAACGCTGGAAGAACCACCCGAAGATACTATAATTCTGCTGACAAGCAATCGCCCGGATTTCTTATTACCCACGATATTATCCCGTTGCCAGAAGATACCATTTAATCAACTTTCCGTTGATGATATACAGAGGGAGCTGCTGGAAGTGCAGGGAATCGAAGCAAGCAGGGCACGCCTCCTGGCAAGAATTGCAAATGGTAATCTGGAAAGAGCTTTGCAATTGATGGAAGAGGGTGATACTGAGATCAGGGAAACAGCTAATAAATTAAAAGAACTTATAACCAGTCAGGATGATCTGGGATTTTATGAATTTCTGAGTAAAATTAAGGGTAATCCTCCTGAATGGACAGCAAATCTGATCATCCATTTGCAGATCGCACTTGCTGACCTGGCGTTCTTTGAACACAATCCGGAATTCATTGTCAATATCGACAGGACAAATATGCTGGAAGCCATGTACCACAAATATCCTCAAATAGATGATAAAATCCTGGATCTGATCCGCTTTCTGGAAGATTGCCAGAAGAAGCTTAAAGGCAATGTTAATCAGCAGTTAATAATTTTGGAAATTTATAACAGGTTAGGAAGATTATTCAATTAAGAAACCAGTTAAATATTTTTTCCTACCTTATATACAATTTATAAAAAAAAAAAATTGACCTATTTATTAAGATGTAGCAAATTTGATAATCAATGAGGGACAGTATATTGGTGTAGTTGCTCTAAATTTAAAAAGATGGTGAAAATATGGATGGTTATTAATGAATCAGATATTTAAATTTGAGGAAAATATCGAGAAAAAGAATGAAAAATATCTATCGAAAACTGAAAAAGAAATTGATAATCAAACGAACTCTCTTCCGAAAAATTCGGAATACAAAAAGTCCGCAAGAAGCGGAACAGGGGAAAAAGATGAATAAAAAAATGAAAAAAATTCTTTTGATTTTATCGATCTCGCTGTTTGCAGCAAGTACTGTATTCGCAGCAGATCTTAACGAAGGATTTGAAACTTGGCCTCCAGTTGATTGGACTATTGTTCAAGGAGATTGCTCACCAACAAATGATATTACTCAAAGCGGTGACCAATTCTACAGCGGTGAGTATTCTGCAAGATTCTCATCTTATTCAAGTTGCGCAAGCTATGATACGTACCTCGTTACTCCGGAATTGATCACAACAGACGGAGATCAGACAATATCTTTTCAGTATAAAAGATATAGTTATGGAAGTGAATATTTTACAGTTGGCTGGTCATCAACAGGAACAGATGTAACTACAGATTTTACCTGGAGTGATGAAATTAGTGATGCTACAGTAGATTGGCAGCAATATAGTAAAACTGATTTACCAATAGGAACAAAATATGTAGCAATTCATTATTATAGTCCTTATATGTATTACTTATATTTAGATGATGTAATGGGACCTGAAGTTGTGCCTAATAGTACACCAGCAATAACAGGTTACTCACTGGTATCTTCTATTGATTTGGCAACCTGGTTACCAGTGGAAGATGATGTAGTAATAGTAGATCCTGTGTATGATTACACTTATCTTAACCTGAGTGATATGACCACAACTTTGCCACTTATGGCAGATGAATTAAATGAATTCTTCGTTAATACCTATCCAGAAGGCTGGTTTGACTATTGGGCAGCAAAAGGCGTAATTGAAGGCGCAGCAAGCTGGCAGGCAGTAATGTGGGAAATTATCAATGGTAATGCTCCTATCATGTATATTGCATATGACGGCACAGACTATATGCTGGTTGACGGTCTGCAATATCAGATCGGCGCTGGTGAACTGAATCTCCGCGTGAGTGGAGATTACCTTTTAGGTGATTACACCTATACAGGTACTGTTCTGGGTGCAGATGGTACTCCTTCAGAAGCAGTTGGAATACCACTCACATTTGCAGAACCATGGGTTCCACTTCAGGGTGACCTCTGTGGAGACCCAATTCCACTTACTTTGCCAGTAGTAGATCTTGCTGGTACTTCAGATGGCTTTATGGATGACTACAGCTATCCAGGTAGTTCCTATATGAATGGAATAGACATTGTTTATGAAATAACTATTGATGTTGATGGCGGATTCCTGCAGGGAAGTTTAGCGACTGTCGGCTATGGTTATCCTGGATTATTCATTCTTGACGGTTGCCCAGATGGTGAATATAATACAATTTATAATGGTGGAGCAGGTCAATCCATTACTTTTGACGGCATTGCTATTGATGCTGGCACATATTATGTGATCGTATCTAACTGGCCCACTCCTAATGATTTTGAATACACCTTAAATCTGGAATGGTATGAATGGACACCGGATCCGGGAGAAGCCTGCGAAACAGCTATCCCGTATTATAACATCAATGATCCTGCTCAAGTAGGGGCTACTGTAGAAGCTTATGATGGCGTGTGGTATGAATTCTATCTTGATAATGAATATCTGGACGTAGTCGTCTCTCTCTTAGGTTCTGATTTTGACACCATCCTGGAAGTATGGGCAGATTGCGGTGATGATACATATATAGCTTATAATGATGACTGGTCTGGACGTGGAAGCATGATCAATCAGGAAAATATCGATAAAACGCAATCAAGAGTAGCTCAGAGCCAGATAGTGTTTGATAATCTGGAAGCTGGAAACTATTATGCCAAAGTTTATGGTTACAGCACTAATTTTGGAGATTACATTCTGAATATTACTGGTGTTAATGCTGGACTGCCTGATGGTGATATCATAGATAATGCTATACCAGTAGTCTTTGATGAATTTAATTACTTCAATGATTTCGGAGATCAATCAGTTTATAATGATGACTATGTAATGCCAGGTTATGGTGGCGATAATGCTGATATAGTTTATGCACTTACTGTTCCTATGGATGCTCTGGTAGATGTTTCACTGCTTGGCAGTGATTTTGACACTAAGTTAGCTATCTACGCTTCTGATGTAATTCCTGGAGCTGATAACTATCTGTATTATAATGATGACTATTATGCTCGCTCTGGCGGTAATGAACTGATCGATTGGGCTCGTCCGATAATCCCAAATAAGGAAAACAGCCGTGTATCACAGAGTGCTCTTTATGATATGACTCTTGCTGCCGGCATGTACTGGATTGTTGTAGATGCTTATGGTACAGAAACTGGAATGTGGGATATCGAAGTTAACTGGGAAGATGCCTGTCAGGCTCTGGAATGCGTTGGAACACCTGAAGGTGAAGATATGATCCTTGAAGGTGGTGAAGATGTTACCAATGGTGGATGTAACATGGTAGAGCCACTCTTTAGTTCAATTGTACCTGGTGAAACAGTATGCGGAATGCTGAATAACTATATCACTGCTACTGGTGGTGAATCTCGTGATATGGACTGGTATCTCTCTAATACTGGTGACGAATTTGAATTTTATGAAGTAACGGTAACCGTAGATTGTGACTTTGGTGACGCAGCTTTATGGCTTACCAGTGGAAACTGCGACGGTCTGGCTGTATATGGTTTCTATAATGAAACAGGCTACTGCTCTTATGAAATGGGTACAATCCAGATACCTGCTGGTGATTTTGGAATTATTGTCTCCACTCCTGGATATACTGGCTATCCTGATGGCTTCAATTATGCTCTGAATGTGGAAGTAGCTGAATATATTCCACCTGAAGATGTATTTATTAATGTAGATGTTGATTACTGGGCAATTGAAGCAAGCTGGAATGTATATGATTATCAATTAGAAGACTTCCTTTATGCTGAAGACTTAACATTTGCTGCTGCATATGAAATGCAGACTGAAGCTCTTATCCTTGATCCGGGAATGTATTCTGTAGTTTGCTACGATTCATACGGAGATGGTGGTATCAGCGGAAATGTAATCCACTTAATGCAGGAACTTACTTCCTGGGTAACCTATGCTTATTCGGAAGCCTGGTTTGATTTTGAAGTCGGCGGTGGCATGATGTATGGTGACGTTGATGATAATGGAGCAGTAGAAGCATTTGACACATCTAATGTTCTGCAATACGTTGTAGGTCTTGATCCTGATGGTGCTCCACTCCCATGGAGTGATGAAACTATAGCTATTGCTGATGTTGATGGCAATTTCTGGGTTAATGCCTATGATGGTTCACTCATTCTGCAATACGTTGTAGGATACATCGATATCTTCCCAGTAGAAGAATTGGTTCGTTCTGATGCTCCTAATGCTTTAGTTAATGTAGAACTCATTGATAACGAACTTATCTTCACTGCTAATGGTGAACTTTATAGCTTTGAAGCTACGATTTCATCAGAATTTGGCACACTAGAAACTGAAGTGCTCTATGCCGTTAATGGCAATAAGATCGCTCTGGCTTCTGCTGATGTCATCACGGGTGAATTCCTGAGAATTCCCGTCAGTGCTGATGAAGTAACTATCGACATGGTAATTAATAACGCCACTGAGAGATTAGACCTTACTTCTGCTCCAGCAGTTACATCTCTTAAGAGCAATTATCCGAACCCCTTCAACCCATTTACAACAATCGCTTATGATGTTGCTGAAGCTGG
The genomic region above belongs to Candidatus Stygibacter australis and contains:
- a CDS encoding DNA polymerase III subunit delta' — translated: MSLFTKIHDQDRALGILQTAIMNHKAGGSYLFYGGNGIGKFTAALYFGMALNCENEDKPCGVCNSCRKFLSFSHPDFVYIFPTPNLKFNYDGSYKDERLGKEYEEYIQLRSKYPWRSYTFSQKVEIRIDAIRMLIHKISLSAHEAKYKICLVESADLMNNNTANAFLKTLEEPPEDTIILLTSNRPDFLLPTILSRCQKIPFNQLSVDDIQRELLEVQGIEASRARLLARIANGNLERALQLMEEGDTEIRETANKLKELITSQDDLGFYEFLSKIKGNPPEWTANLIIHLQIALADLAFFEHNPEFIVNIDRTNMLEAMYHKYPQIDDKILDLIRFLEDCQKKLKGNVNQQLIILEIYNRLGRLFN
- a CDS encoding GNAT family protein, whose protein sequence is MGYYRKLIGERLFLAPVRIEDSDKFCRWFADAEIALNLTMFDRQMTKEREEAILSDMVKNNSQIFSIVLNNGEQLIGSCSLFDLDHSDRKAELGIMIGDKSCWNQGYGTEVVKLLLDYGFNILNLNNIYLKVFAYNERAYKCYKKAGFKEIGRHREARIIMGRKYDEIFMDFLASEFSESNLSDYFK
- a CDS encoding T9SS type A sorting domain-containing protein gives rise to the protein MKKILLILSISLFAASTVFAADLNEGFETWPPVDWTIVQGDCSPTNDITQSGDQFYSGEYSARFSSYSSCASYDTYLVTPELITTDGDQTISFQYKRYSYGSEYFTVGWSSTGTDVTTDFTWSDEISDATVDWQQYSKTDLPIGTKYVAIHYYSPYMYYLYLDDVMGPEVVPNSTPAITGYSLVSSIDLATWLPVEDDVVIVDPVYDYTYLNLSDMTTTLPLMADELNEFFVNTYPEGWFDYWAAKGVIEGAASWQAVMWEIINGNAPIMYIAYDGTDYMLVDGLQYQIGAGELNLRVSGDYLLGDYTYTGTVLGADGTPSEAVGIPLTFAEPWVPLQGDLCGDPIPLTLPVVDLAGTSDGFMDDYSYPGSSYMNGIDIVYEITIDVDGGFLQGSLATVGYGYPGLFILDGCPDGEYNTIYNGGAGQSITFDGIAIDAGTYYVIVSNWPTPNDFEYTLNLEWYEWTPDPGEACETAIPYYNINDPAQVGATVEAYDGVWYEFYLDNEYLDVVVSLLGSDFDTILEVWADCGDDTYIAYNDDWSGRGSMINQENIDKTQSRVAQSQIVFDNLEAGNYYAKVYGYSTNFGDYILNITGVNAGLPDGDIIDNAIPVVFDEFNYFNDFGDQSVYNDDYVMPGYGGDNADIVYALTVPMDALVDVSLLGSDFDTKLAIYASDVIPGADNYLYYNDDYYARSGGNELIDWARPIIPNKENSRVSQSALYDMTLAAGMYWIVVDAYGTETGMWDIEVNWEDACQALECVGTPEGEDMILEGGEDVTNGGCNMVEPLFSSIVPGETVCGMLNNYITATGGESRDMDWYLSNTGDEFEFYEVTVTVDCDFGDAALWLTSGNCDGLAVYGFYNETGYCSYEMGTIQIPAGDFGIIVSTPGYTGYPDGFNYALNVEVAEYIPPEDVFINVDVDYWAIEASWNVYDYQLEDFLYAEDLTFAAAYEMQTEALILDPGMYSVVCYDSYGDGGISGNVIHLMQELTSWVTYAYSEAWFDFEVGGGMMYGDVDDNGAVEAFDTSNVLQYVVGLDPDGAPLPWSDETIAIADVDGNFWVNAYDGSLILQYVVGYIDIFPVEELVRSDAPNALVNVELIDNELIFTANGELYSFEATISSEFGTLETEVLYAVNGNKIALASADVITGEFLRIPVSADEVTIDMVINNATERLDLTSAPAVTSLKSNYPNPFNPFTTIAYDVAEAGNVLIQVYNVKGQLVTTLLNEQKDPGAYTLQWNADGQASGVYFYKMKFGRYTSTKKMILMK
- a CDS encoding glutamine--tRNA ligase (catalyzes a two-step reaction, first charging a glutamine molecule by linking its carboxyl group to the alpha-phosphate of ATP, followed by transfer of the aminoacyl-adenylate to its tRNA); this translates as KRALRYMAVLDPVKVIIDNYPEDKVEYFTAINNPENPDDGTREVPFSRELYIERSDFMEDAPKKFYRLAPGREVRLRYAYFIKCESIVKSETGEILEIHCTYDPASSGGNSPDGRKVKATLHWVSSAQAIDVEVRHFDNLLTISNPAESELDFMELINADSRKILTNCKLEPALKELKPESRVQFERIGYYCVDRVESRPGRPIFNRTVGLRDEWSRIQKRK